The Phormidium sp. PBR-2020 DNA segment ATTAAAGTCTATCACTATTTCTATCATCATGGTGTTGGAGCTAGTCGTCACAAGAGTCAGCAAGCTAATGATATTTTGCAGGCATTATCGCAAATTCCCCTCGTTCCTGCCTCCGATGGACGGCTTTATCAGGGACGTCAGATTGAAATGCCGTTGTTGCCTTTTGATGATATCGCAAGTCCAGATGAGCAAACATTGGACTATTTTGGCATTCCAGTTATCAAAGCCAGCAAATCACTCAAAACACAGCTTACTAAATTTACCAAAACAAAAAACAATCCATTCATTCGCTATTTAAGTGGAAACAGTATTGTCCGCCTACTTAGCCATCGACCGATGGAATCGTTCCCACCCCATCATCCCAAGCATTCCGCGAACTTGCTGGCATACTTATCTCTCCCTAAGTTTGTTGAAGGCGATTACCAGTATTCTGAGAAATACGTCCAAGAACTGCGGAAGCTGCCAATTTTTATCACGACAACTGGGGAACTCACAATACTCAATCGCCCGAATCTTTATCTCCCGGCAAGGGGTTGGGACATACCCAATTTCGACGTTGAGTTCACACTTTTGAAGGTTGAGCAGGACGGTCATTCCTGGAGGACTCTCTTAGAGGACTTGGAAATTCCTGAACTTGACCCATTTACCTTTATTGAAGATTGCTTGCTGCAAGAATATCCCTATTTCTCAGAACCCGAACAACGAACGGCTTTAGCTTGGATTCGGGATAATTTATCCAGGGAGGATTTAGAACCTAAGTCTTTGCGATTATGGCAAAAACTGCAACAAGCTCGGTTGATTCGTTGCGAAGATGGACGATTGCGAGCGGCGAGGGATTTATATCATCCTGAACAACGGTTTTTAGAGGAGATTTTCGGCGATCGCATCCACTTCCCCGACCTCAACTTTTACCAAGACAATTCCCAGAAATGGCTGAATTTCTTGTCCCAGTTAGGAATGCAAGACAGAGTCAGTGCCGCTGCTTGGCTCGCTGCGTTAGAGCAATGTCTTGACAGCACCAACCCTCAAAACTTAGAAGCACGTTACCCCGCCTTGCAACAACTTTGGCACTATCTCCTAGAACATTGGTCAGATTTAAGTGAAATCCCAGTGGGAACCGACAACAAACCTCTAGCAGAGGCGTTGCGAGAACGGCCCTGGCTTCCCGTGGAACGCAATCCCGAACGGTTGCAAACCTACGCCGCTGCACCGATTCCTCCGACGCGACTGTTTCAACCGAAAGATGTTTGTTGGGAAGAGGATGCTAAGTTGGCGATTACCTCAAAACCCCTAGTTCTCTATGGCCGGGATGAAGTTCCTCAGAAGATTCAACAGGCGTTAGGCTTTGAAGCGGTGACGTTTGAACAGGTGTGCGATCGCCTCGATGGAATTATAACCCTCTGGGAACAGTGGCACAACAACCCCCATCAAACCAATCCCACCGTCAAGGTATTAGACTCCGCCAAAGCCGTTTATCGCTATCTCTATCACTATTTCAACAACTCCCGCCAACGCCAGCAACGCCATTCCCTGCAACTTCAGGCGCGTTTTGCACATCGCTGTTGCATCTGGGATGAGGGAACGCAACGATTTTGGCAACCCTCTCACTGTTTCACGCAACCGGTTCCCTTCTTTGGTTCGCGACGGGTTGAGATGTCCCTAGATAGCTTCCCCGAGTTGGGCCTTGACTTACTCTATCCTCTCCTGGGGGTTCGAGAAACACCGACGGTTGGGGATTATCAGGAGTTTTTGCAGGAGTTAGCGGCTGAGTTCGGGGAAACTCCCTTAACGACGTTGGACATTCCCCAGGTGTTGACGGTATTGCAACGGTTGGAGGCTCAACTGGCCTTGGAACCGGACTGGGAAACCCTCTCAATTCCTCTGTTAACAGCGGCGGAGTCGTTGCGAGATGCGAATGAGGTGCTGATTGCTGATGCGGCGTGGTACAAACCCTATTTAGACCCTCGGCGATTGCTGCATCCTCAGGTTTCGCCGCAACTGGCCCATTGTTTGGGAGCGGCGTCTCTGTTGCGGGATGTGGAGGAACAGCCGGGAGAGGTGACGCCAGTGGATGACAGGACGGTGAAAGGGGTGCAATGGTGCGATCGCTGGCAGAAAACTCTCAATTCTCCTCAGTTTATCCAGGGATTACAGCGGTTATTATATCAGGAAGGGAAGGATTGGACGCGGTTGGCGGGCGATCGCTTTCAGTCCCTAGGGGTTCACCTGGCGGCTCAGATTAACATGACGCTCCTCTGGCAGGGGGAACGGTTAGCGGAGAATGTCCCCGGAACCCATTATTTCGACCCCCTATCTTGTGGCATATTTTTGGCAAATTGTCAAGCCCCTACCATTGCTTTGTCCTATTTAACCGACTCGGTGAATCAGCAGTTAGGGGAGTTGGCGTTGGGGAATCTGCTGCATCTGGCGGTGATGATTGACAGCAAACCCGCGCAAATTAGCCAGTTGTTGGATCAGTTGCGGGTGGGGAGACTCCCGCAGCTTGAGGAAAACGAGTCTTCGCCGCCGTTGGATTGGCACTGGCTGGAGGCGTTTTATCAACGGTTAGGCTATGGTCAGGTGGAGCTGTTGTCGGGTGAGGTGTCTCAGGTTCGTTGTACGGGGGGAACCGCTGGGGATGTGGTGGCGATCGCGAAATGTCTTGAGATTCAAGATGAGGCGGAATCCTTGATGTTACAGTTAACGGAACAGGAATGGCAGACGATTCTTATGTTCCCCAATCCCCAGCAGTTGCAGCTTGTGATTGGGGTGGTTCAGTCGGGGGTAATTGCACGAGTGATTCAGATTCGCGAGGTGGTTTCGACGTTAGGAGATTGTGAGTCTCAGGTGAAGGCGAAAACCGGTGAAACGCCGATTCGTTTAGACCATTTGCCGGGACATGAAATGGCTCAGTTATCGGTCAATTTGTCAAGTATTTTGGCTGGGGTGCAGTCGGAGATGATTCAGGAGTATCCGGGAATGTAGAAAAGTCCGTTTATATCGTGTTTCTCGTATCCATAAAGTGCAACACAAGTTAGGCAGGATAAGAGGTTTGAGAGTTTCTGCTGTACCTCCCTAGACTCGAAATCGCTACAAAGTCTAATTACCCACACTTTATATAACCTAAGTTGGAGTTAGAATAGTACTAAAGTCACGCAGTAAAACTATGTCAGAACATACCCTAGTTCTCTCTGAAAAAATTTACCAAGCTCTCCTAGACGTCGCCCAAAAACAAGGCGTAACCCCTGAAAGTTGGATTTGGTCTCAACTTTCTCAGTCTCAGACTGAATCTGAACCATTATCTGAAAAAATTGGAGATTTGATTGGTGCGATCGATAGTCAAGCTGAACCGCATCATCAAGCTAAACCAAGCAAATTTGGTGAACAGATTGCCACAAAATTATCCGAGCAAGGACTGCGGAAGCCATGATTTTGGCCGATACCGGACCTCTCATTGCCCTGATTGATAAAGGCCAGGGAGACATTCATGTTCGCTGTGTTCAAACTTACAAAACACTAACAGGTTCTCTGATAACAACATGGCCCTGTTTTACGGAAGCGATGTACTTCTTGTCAGAATTACGGGGTTGGCAAGCACAGGCGATCTTGTGGGAGTTCATCGATCGAAAAGCCCTGTTTCTTCACGTCACAAGTGAAGCAGAATGTCAACGCATGAAAGTTTTGATGGAAAAATATCGAGATATGCCTATGGATTTGGCAGATGCTTCTCTGGTTGCTGTTGCGGAACGTCAAAAAATCAAGAGAATCTTTACATTAGATAGTGATTTTTATGCTTATCGACTCTATGATAGAGATGCTTTTGACGTGATACCCATATAAGACTCGAAAGAGTGTAATTCAAAACTAGGTTAACCAGTGCCGTTATATTGCCCCTACTGCTATCAATCGTTTTTTAAATAAATTGAAGGCAGCCAGATATAAATTTCTGGTTAAGGGTACAACTTCAACAGTTGGATCACTCTCTAGGATTGACCATAAAATACAG contains these protein-coding regions:
- a CDS encoding PIN domain-containing protein, which gives rise to MILADTGPLIALIDKGQGDIHVRCVQTYKTLTGSLITTWPCFTEAMYFLSELRGWQAQAILWEFIDRKALFLHVTSEAECQRMKVLMEKYRDMPMDLADASLVAVAERQKIKRIFTLDSDFYAYRLYDRDAFDVIPI